The genomic stretch ttttaGCCCCTACAGTTCCCCTCTCTGAGTTTTGCTGCACACCATATTTTCTAGATATTTCTGGACAGGCATCCATCCTCCCCATTTTTCCTGGTGCTGTGGTACAGTCCCAGCTTTTCTCTATGGCGCAGCATCACCTGGATTCTGCTAGAACATCCCTCTGTGGGTGAGGGAGGGGTATCTGCACCAGTCTTAACTGCGTTGTTTTGGGATTACATCACTATATCGTCAGAGGGTGTTTAGTCAGAGCAGGCAAGAAGAGCACTGTCAGTCTAAGGTCCTTTCTCACAGTTTGGCTAGGCACTGCAAGAACTACATCACCAAGAAAAGAGACACCAGAGCCCCATTGACTGGTTGGcatacaaaacaagacaacctACTGCAGGACGGCAAACAAGCATCATGACACAGGGCAAGGTATGAGCCTGCTTTGATAGTGTCATTCATTTAATGTTTCTATCCTTATCTACCCttaatcacaaattaaaaacagatctgtattttgaatttttgtctGGGGCCTAGATTATTATGTAACAGCTGACGTGCGTGGCTCTACTCTATCCCTTTAGAAATGCTTGATAGCAACGCAGGCTATTCACTTGTGATACAATTGGATTTAGTAATTTCAATAAACACTACACTGTAAGTGGTGGATTTAAATGACTGAGGTCATGCAGTCTGGTATTTGTAGCCACAAAATCTCACAGAAGTCAATAGCTGTTACATAGAGTAGTTAGGTTATGAATGGTGCGTTAAACCTGCTGTATTTCTTAATTTgtgctgttttatatttgtgtgttgttCATGTAAACTGTGAGTTTGCGTCAAATGCGTCACCGATTGTTTGACGACGTTGCGTCACCATGACAACCCGTTTATTTCTGTAGCTCTAGCAAAGCGTGCTAAATGACGGTGCTGTAACCCCCAGTCTGTGCCTCTCATATGATTTCATCCAGATGGTTACCATCGCCTCTTAGGAAAAACACAGTCAACGCAGTAAATGTTCATATGCCTATTAGCATAGATTCGGGTCTGAGAGCATCTATGCTAATAGGCTACATGAGAGGCACTGTAACTGTAGCCTTACTAGCCTACTGTATGTCAATAACATCTAACTCTAGGCTATGTCAACATAGCAATCAAAACAGTCATTTAGTAGGCTACAATGGCAGTTATGAGCActgtaaaggtttttttttttgttaaatctgAAGGTGAAGCAGCTACACCAGctgatgtgtgtgatgaagtGTAAATTATTAAAAGCAGTTGATGTCTCAGTTGTTTGGGTATCCCTGCCATGAGCTTAAGTTTCATTTGAAGTGGTAGAGGTGACAGCAGTTCAAATTTAAGCTGATGTGAAAGTGCTTGTATTGTGAGCAGCTGAAAATTGAACATATGGTAAATTGGTTTTTAATttgaaggggaaaaaatcagCTGAATTGTTGGTTATTCAGAAGTGTATACATTGACATTTATAAGTCCAGAGagtaggatttaggaggatctattggcagaaatgaaatataatattcataattatgtttttatttgtgtataatcacctgaaactaagaaccATTGTGTTTACGTGACCTTAGAATAAGgtttttatatctacagaggaagcGGGTCCTCTTCCTTGGTCCTCTTCCACAatgtccgccatgttgcactgccatgtttctactgtagcccagaacggacaaaccaaacactgaaatgtttttagcGGCCACCGTAAGGGAGGGTAAGGCGATGGTAagagtaaaacaaaatgatgccCATTCAGTTGCAATCTGCAGCCTCGCTAGATGGtattaaatcctacacactggatctttaaTATATCAGTTGTAGTGTAGCCTCAGCACTGAAGGAAGTCAAACTGTCAGTTGGAGGCGGTTGTAACGTCATTTGACATGTCAACAAGCTAAAGCAGTTTATGTGTGAGTAAAAGTGAAGGCCTAAGCAATAAAATGACTTGAAATTTCAGCTCAAGTGTCAGCCTACAATATGATAGTATTTCACCGAAATAGTGCTGTTACAGTCAAGACACaaatataaatgataataatttacCCATGTACAATACAGTAGCCTACATACTGCATAAGCAGAAATCAAACATCTTTATAGTCATCATGACCATTTAGCCTATGTTAATAAGCctagttttcattttctaaGATGGAGAAGCTCCTGGAATATGACcgaatatgaatattttattttttttcaagagaaCATTGTAATACAGGTAAACACAGTAGAACAATCAGACAGTTGGTCACCTATGTATTTATACAAGCATTATACTGATGGATACATGTCAGTTCATGTGATGAAGGGTCAGTGATCATCTTGTgaggtacaaggtaatttaatcaccattaaacaacacagggttgcataatcGAATGGAAGTTCAtgaactccttcatgctacataaattacagaacatttatacagttatttatatacaaatatgcATGAACacagtgcatcttttgaatttgCGGCAAGGTAATTGtgaacagcagcaaaatgatggtgatgataatgtggtgtgcatcttcacatcaaaagttcaacatctgggaaacactgtccatccactttgactgagtgtgagcaccaagcatcaatgtaCACAATCCATTTTTCCCAACACCACTGGATTTTATCAGCCCGTAAATTAAGCGAAAAATGTATTCTCTCCATCCCTTGAATGGTAGTAACAATATCTATCCAGTCAGTCTTTGTTTGAAGCTAAAATAGTGACTAGATTTTCAGGGAGCAaggtttgtgcatgtgtgataTCACACTAGTTTTGACAGACTGATGAACAGTAACTAAAGCATATTCAATACCGGCAGAATCTGAGACATTTTACACTCCAGACCAGAAATTGATATTGATTTACTCTGACTTAAAATGAGTTACAGACCATAAACTAAAAGATAACATATTGTCCATCCTTTGTGCTATCAGTTGTCACTTGCAAACAAGACCAATGACTCGTCCAGTGGACAAGCCTCAGGGTCACCATCTCCTCCCAGCTATGAGGAAGCCACTGCGGGTATGACACCttatcatattatatttaatCATAATTTCAGGGTGTCATAAACTTTAACAAATGCACTTGATGATGTTCATCGTGTTTTGGGGTGGTACAGAAGTGACCAAATAGTCTTAAATGAATGTGTTCTCCAGGCACCAGTGCTCCTTGCTACAATGATGTTGAGATGCTCACAGAGTTCACCTGGGATGATCGCAACATCAGGAGGGTCTTCATTCGAAAGGTATCAAAGGCTTCATGATCATTCCATTAATTACAGTATTAGCTCTTTTGTGACTGCTGTGTGTCACTTATAATTGACCTCAGATAAGCATTGTTAAACTTTAAAGGTCTCACCAGCACAAACCATTACATATAAAATAACCAGTATGCAATCTCTTTTTAACTCTAACTTGCTTTCTTTCAGGTGTATGCCATCTTGATGATTCAGCTTTTGGTAACTCTAGCTATTGTGGCTCTTTTCACATTCTGGTGAGTGTTAGATCaatgttttttcaatttaaatctGATAAAACTCACCGGGTAGTGTACTTACAAGAGACTGTGTTTCTTTTAGTGACCCTGTGAAGGACTACATTCAAACCAATCCTGGGTGGTACTGGGCCTCATAGTAAGTAACAGGTTCAGTCAGTCTTGGTTTAGTAATGCACAgtttttttatgtaacatttttggtCCATGTCACTTCCAACTAACAAAATATCtaacaatatttattttgtttaacaGCGCTGTGTTCTTTGTGACATATCTGACCCTATCTTGCTGCTCTGCACCAAGGTAAGCAAAAAGTCCTAAAAGTTAAATGTACAAcaccaaaaaaatacaaactacTAGAAACAATCGTACATCACTTCAAGCACCTAAACTTCAATCTTTTACTTCTTACTCCTACAGGAGACAGTTTCCATGGAATCTGATTCTGCTTGCCATCTTTGTAAGTGTAAAGcagatatttgttattttttgtaataaacattttcattggtggACTGAGTTTTGCTTTATAAACCGTTGAATGAAGCAAGAGTAACGGtttgtaaacatcagttgcaacctTATAATGGCCTCCCAAAtcatgtttatagatgaactacacagtatttaataACCATTTACATCAGTTGCAGctttacaataaataattgcTCAACAAAtcgtttataaagcattttatgcattgtttgttaacagttaaataactattaactaaattTACAATTCATAAGTGATTGTTATTAAAAAAGTTATACCAAAGTTTGTCAATGTGTAACTTTCACTCACAACTGACTGTAAGTTGACAATTATaatgatgtaaaaaaacaaaaaaacaaaacacatttacaaatatgttttataaaagtTAAGGATCCATAGTCATGACCTGTCCAaagataaatgtattttcacatAACTCTAATATATCCTGTTTCAGACCCTGTCACTCTCCTACATGACGGGAATGTTGTCCAGGTACACTTAAGAGTTAGCTATGTGACTGTCTTTTGTTACTTTACATTGTGTCTTGCTGCTTTATACCCAGCGTGATGAcatgtttcttgttttaataGCTTctataacaccaagtcagtgGTGATGTGTCTGGGCATCACAGCAGCAGTCTGTCTCCTGGTCACAGTCTTCAGCTTCCAAACTAAGGTGAGATTTTTCCTTTTCTGGCCTTTATATTTTATCTGATGTACTGTAAAATCATCAGTGTGCCAGCTTTTCATGCTGTTGGATTAACATATGTAGGTTTGATTTCATATGCTTTCTCCATCCAGTTTGACGTGACATCATACCAAGGCGtgctctttgttttctgcaTGGTCATGTTCATCTCTGGACTGGTGCTTGCATTCGTCCTTCCCTTTCAATATGTAAGTACGACCATGTGAATCAAGCTTTTACACCAGTTGTGTGTCATGTAAGGTTGGGATTTTGAGGACTTTCAAGGACACAGTTACATCAAATAGGAATGTAAATTGACAATCTGGCAAATATTTGTAATGTCACTAATGCAGACACAACTCTAAATTGAGACAATATGTAGTAATTGTACTATCATGTGCATTCAGATGTGGTGATCTAAATCTTGGGATCACATCTAATCAAATCATTATGGTCATTTAGGTACCCTGGCTAGATGCCATCTTCGCTGCCCTGGGAGCCATACTGTTTACCATGGTAAGAGTACAGACACTGTCAAGCTATTATTGCTAGAAATGCACATATATCACAGGCTATATGAATCGAACCAGACAAAAAGATGTCTTACtatctgattttcttttctgttgtaGTTTTTGGCATTTGACACCCAGCTCCTCATGGGGAACAAGCGCTACACCATGAGCCCAGAAGAGTACGTCTTTGCCACTCTCAACATCTACCTAGATATCATCTacatcttctccttcttcctccaaATCTTTGGAACAAAACGAGAGTAAACCATCACCACAACTCTACCTTCAGACAAGGGATGCACCATGTATGGCAATTTAGACAGACATGAGAACAGTCTTAGAATTTTGGTGATTGTGATGACAGTGCTTCCAAATgcaacaattttattttttcttgtacAGCTATACGTGTACATAGACGTATGCTGATATTCACATCCAAAATGTCAATAATaacctctccatcctctctagCATGCTGTGAACCCACACCATTCGCTTTACCAGCTGGAAACATTCTGTGATTGTCCTCCATTTAAAGCAGATAAAACATACTGTGAGTGTTCATCTGAAGCTGTATGGGTGTCTTTATATCCATGCCTGCCAAGATATCACAAATCTTCTGCGAACAATAGATGTCAAGAGGTAGTAGATCTATAATACATTATGCATGACTCTAAAAAGCCCTAACTATGCCAAGTACAGTCATCCCATCATTCGACTTTTGCTGTGGGTGTTGATTTAGTGATTGAAAGcacaaatgtaatttaaacaaGGCTTCTAAGACTGAAAGgcttttcctgtgttttcaatCATATGCAATGTTGTCTCAATACTGTGAATTACAAAAACTACTTTGACAGTAGGTGACATGTTTTCTGGCATTTGAATGACAATCTGAAAATGTTACTTCTGGATTCAGGATGTTGCTACTCATCTCTACCGTGATTTGTTACTCATGTTCATTGTATACTGTATCATGTGCATGTTGATTTTTGCTCCATTTAACTATGAAGCTGTTATTCATTGCCTTGAAattgttgaaatgtttcttATTAGTGTGTCATTtctctaatgtgtgtgtttgaacctGGAATCTTTTAAATATAGATTGTTTAGGCTGATTTTTTCATGAAAGATATTTAGTTTGATTGTTGGTGTTATGGTTTTTGGTCTTAATATtactgaaatgtatttcataattttgaagTGGTGACAGATGATAATTAAATATAACCATGGCAGTGCcatacatgcatgcatttaCTGTGACTTTTGATAAGGCCTACATTTGTGGATGGGCTTGAATGCTATATTCCATGACAtttgaagtttatttttttatgacagAGTGATATATTTCAGAAAGTGTGTGATACAAAATGGTGAGTTTGAAGCTTAAAATTAACTTATTCGTCTTCTCAAGTGCCCTTGAAATACCTTGATGATGTGTGCCGTGTATTGTTTTAAGAGCACCCTGCATTTCACCGTAGCATTGGTGTTACTGTACTAATTGATTAAATGGTGAATGTGTATGAATTCAATCACTGGTTTCTCTCTGATTTAATAAATAGTAATATTCAACACCTCTACATTCTTATCATTTTTGGCCTGTTACTTTTATGACACCATGTAAGAGgtgtaaaatgctgcttttagAGGATAAAGCttaatttcagttttatatATTCAGCCGAAACGTTTCAATGCTGTGGAGTTGTTTTTCAGAATATTCTGAATGTTCTCCTCTGATAAAATCACCCTCTAacataattaaaataacatGCAGTTCGTAGACGTTTTATTTACTAGCATTTTGGTCCACTGTTAAAAGATTTTTCTGATTACGTCAGCTCATTAtgaagtttgtttctgtttcttttggaGGTATACTTCTATTTATATCCTATCCTATTCTCTAATCCAGTCTATTGACTTGTAAACAGAGAATTGCACCGATTGTACACTTATCATGCTAATTTTTGTACAATTGTAGTTTTTTGCGACTATGTGTTCAGCTTTGCCTCTGGTGGTTGACTCCACACAAAGTAGCTGgggtaaataataaataatgatggTATTTATGGACCATGGCTTGGTGAAGGTTATGCACTGCTGCTTGGGCAGCTAATGTGGCTTGAGTTGCTTACTTTATTCAGGGTGACACAATAATTGCCCATGCAGAACTGAACCAATGTGCTGCCTCTCTGTGCCTCCTCACTCATCCTTTACACTCACCAATCCTTATTTCTTAACTTTCACTGGACAGATAATACTTGTAAAAACGTGGCCACATGCAGCATAGTATTGTTTTGACTGAATGGGTTTGCATTTTTTACTGCCTGTTCATTTGACTGGTTAAAGTATGAGGAGAAATACTCAATATCTAATATTTTATGCCTAATTATGAATAATTAAAGCACGTAAGGACATACTTTGTGGCCGTTGGTTTATGTATTTAGCATAAAGGTCGAAGGTCATATAATTATTTCATTGAAAGTATTATTGGAAAATCGGAAAAGTCATGCCTGGCTCTTGAGAAAGTTCAACCATTGATTGTTTGTGGCGTCTACATGTGATAAATAAATAGTGCACAGAAGTCGATGCCGGTGAGTGTGACGTGATATTAAATGGCCTCCTCTAGTCCGCAATCAACCAGTAAACCGCGAGTACACTCGGACTCACAGCCTCCAATCATCCAATCACAAGGTGCGATGGTAGAGCGTCCTGTTCAGCCATGTTGTGGTTTTGAATGAGGAAGAAGCGGGAGATAATATTCTTCAACGAGTTTATATGCAATTTAAAGTCACGTTACGGGTATATACATGACTTAGGCTGCGGCTCAAAATGATAACCGTTTTTTCGAAAGCGTCGGTTGCGACTTATCGCATTCCCGTTGGAATTTAAACATACTTCTACAAATTAGCCGTGTGGCTAACAACGTT from Pagrus major chromosome 7, Pma_NU_1.0 encodes the following:
- the LOC141000370 gene encoding protein lifeguard 2-like; the encoded protein is MTQGKLSLANKTNDSSSGQASGSPSPPSYEEATAGTSAPCYNDVEMLTEFTWDDRNIRRVFIRKVYAILMIQLLVTLAIVALFTFCDPVKDYIQTNPGWYWASYAVFFVTYLTLSCCSAPRRQFPWNLILLAIFTLSLSYMTGMLSSFYNTKSVVMCLGITAAVCLLVTVFSFQTKFDVTSYQGVLFVFCMVMFISGLVLAFVLPFQYVPWLDAIFAALGAILFTMFLAFDTQLLMGNKRYTMSPEEYVFATLNIYLDIIYIFSFFLQIFGTKRE